Proteins from one Paenibacillus amylolyticus genomic window:
- a CDS encoding ABC transporter permease has product MKTSQRYTPIRLYRRRRKEHVREQMKNLRLVVDWTVWVYLLVPGLLYLIGWYTSLWTKPLPVWATGLPLPVLTGLIDVVMLTGGVLIFVEEADVLFLKSRQLWMRTLMRHGLYRSCLQHLGKMILVTALTAPLWSRVYEMSNLQIALMAVWFGAVASLQAITLHMTKVRHTGWRRWIRMIPLVIAIGYMTIHATSWMHGQTWKISFGIGVIMLLLMTVGQMRLLMKGTFEGDVREDLRSRLQLTALMLSRAVSKPKAPRTRSIIFRKPRKLLRHRSIANRTAEIAFKAFFETRPR; this is encoded by the coding sequence ATGAAGACTTCCCAGCGTTATACACCAATTCGTTTATACAGGCGAAGACGCAAAGAGCACGTCAGGGAACAGATGAAAAATCTCAGACTTGTCGTGGATTGGACGGTGTGGGTATACCTGCTTGTTCCGGGTCTGCTCTATCTGATTGGGTGGTACACGAGTCTGTGGACCAAACCGCTGCCGGTATGGGCGACAGGATTACCACTCCCGGTGCTGACTGGGCTGATTGATGTGGTTATGCTTACCGGTGGTGTGTTGATATTTGTGGAGGAAGCGGATGTATTGTTTTTGAAATCAAGACAGCTATGGATGCGCACGTTAATGAGGCATGGGCTCTATCGGTCTTGTCTGCAACATCTGGGCAAAATGATCTTGGTTACAGCACTGACTGCTCCTCTGTGGTCCCGTGTCTATGAGATGTCGAATCTCCAGATAGCACTTATGGCTGTCTGGTTCGGTGCAGTAGCTTCACTGCAAGCCATAACACTGCATATGACGAAGGTTCGACATACAGGATGGCGGCGCTGGATTCGGATGATCCCTCTCGTCATTGCTATAGGTTATATGACCATTCATGCAACATCATGGATGCATGGGCAGACGTGGAAAATCAGTTTTGGAATCGGGGTGATCATGCTTCTTCTGATGACCGTTGGACAGATGAGGCTATTGATGAAGGGAACGTTCGAAGGGGATGTGCGAGAGGATCTGCGGAGCAGACTTCAGCTTACGGCTCTAATGTTAAGTCGGGCGGTGAGCAAGCCGAAAGCTCCGCGAACACGTTCTATTATCTTCCGCAAACCGCGTAAACTGTTACGTCATCGGTCCATTGCAAATCGGACAGCGGAGATTGCGTTTAAAGCCTTTTTCGAAACTCGGCCACGATGA
- a CDS encoding ABC transporter ATP-binding protein, whose protein sequence is MGTEYKSTEIQESILDVHITEAGYEPGQTTIRNIRMNVARGELVGIIGPNGAGKSTTIKTLLGLLEHANYEVTIGGEGRYAYIPEQPVFYEYMTLWEHLDLAAAAYEMEEEFFIVRAEELLIRFGMDHVRNDLPASFSKGMRQKMMLMIGFLSSPDIYIVDEPFIGLDPRATKDFLQLLDDERRRGAGVLMSTHVLDTAERICDRYVLIASGRSAAEGTLDEIREAAGLPEASLFDCFDILTS, encoded by the coding sequence ATGGGAACGGAATATAAAAGCACCGAAATACAGGAGTCCATATTGGACGTACATATTACAGAGGCCGGATATGAGCCAGGGCAAACAACCATACGCAATATTCGAATGAATGTGGCGCGAGGAGAGCTGGTGGGCATTATCGGACCAAATGGTGCAGGCAAAAGTACCACGATCAAAACACTGCTTGGTCTGCTGGAACATGCGAACTATGAAGTGACGATTGGGGGAGAGGGCCGCTATGCCTATATCCCGGAGCAACCGGTTTTTTACGAATATATGACCTTGTGGGAACATCTCGATCTGGCCGCCGCGGCGTATGAAATGGAGGAAGAGTTCTTTATCGTCAGAGCAGAGGAACTGTTGATTCGTTTCGGCATGGATCACGTTCGGAATGATCTTCCAGCCAGTTTTTCGAAGGGCATGCGGCAGAAAATGATGCTGATGATCGGATTTCTGTCTTCGCCGGATATCTATATCGTGGACGAGCCGTTCATCGGACTGGACCCTCGCGCAACCAAGGATTTTCTGCAATTACTGGATGATGAACGTCGCCGCGGTGCGGGTGTGCTCATGTCTACGCATGTACTGGATACCGCTGAACGAATCTGCGACCGATATGTTCTGATTGCTTCGGGCAGATCTGCTGCCGAAGGAACATTGGATGAGATCCGTGAAGCGGCAGGATTGCCAGAAGCCTCTTTGTTTGACTGTTTCGATATACTGACGTCTTAG
- a CDS encoding AbrB/MazE/SpoVT family DNA-binding domain-containing protein yields the protein MNGGAQMKKEHSKRKILSRKIVKMGNSLGISLPKVLIDKLHVSQGDEIEFIENSQGEIILKKVKQLKIPENVRPEVLEAFYDVFEEDKDILNDLRDR from the coding sequence ATGAATGGTGGGGCTCAGATGAAAAAAGAGCATTCCAAAAGAAAAATTCTTTCTCGCAAAATAGTAAAAATGGGAAACAGCTTGGGCATTAGCTTACCCAAAGTTTTGATCGATAAGCTTCATGTCTCTCAGGGTGATGAGATTGAATTTATTGAAAACAGTCAGGGAGAAATCATATTAAAAAAGGTTAAACAATTGAAAATACCCGAAAATGTAAGACCCGAAGTACTGGAAGCTTTCTACGACGTTTTTGAAGAAGATAAGGATATCTTAAATGATTTAAGGGATCGTTAA
- a CDS encoding type II toxin-antitoxin system death-on-curing family toxin has translation MTIFLSIEEVVAAHHFMMKKMIHTAQAGIKDLALLDFAINRPLQSLFGEDACPSIFDKATALLESLVKNHCFYNGNKRTAYLVTKSFLRMNGYHLQMERKYAVEFMVKIAEGEYTFEKIVPLLEEHSEER, from the coding sequence ATGACTATATTCCTTTCCATTGAAGAAGTAGTAGCCGCTCACCATTTTATGATGAAAAAGATGATTCATACGGCACAAGCTGGGATTAAGGATCTTGCTTTGTTGGATTTTGCCATAAATAGACCCCTCCAGAGTTTGTTTGGAGAGGATGCCTGCCCCTCCATATTTGATAAAGCTACTGCCTTATTAGAGTCATTGGTTAAAAACCACTGTTTCTATAACGGAAATAAACGTACAGCTTATCTTGTAACCAAGTCCTTTCTGCGAATGAATGGCTACCATCTACAGATGGAACGTAAATATGCCGTAGAATTTATGGTCAAGATTGCCGAAGGCGAGTATACATTTGAAAAAATAGTTCCTTTATTAGAAGAACATTCAGAAGAACGCTAG